In Phaseolus vulgaris cultivar G19833 chromosome 3, P. vulgaris v2.0, whole genome shotgun sequence, the sequence TATATTTGAGTCACTTCTGTATATTAATTTTCTCTAAATTTTTCATGCAAATTGTAAAACATTGATACGTGTCCCAGCATTTCAGTTTTTGTCATGGAGTTGACCAAGGGGGCTAAAGAAGAGTTGGCAAGATTCTTTAATTCCGTTATAATTTACATCTTCTGGATGACACTTCTAAACTGATTTCTTCCACAAGATGCATAGCACGACAAACAAGTTCCTATTCCATCATTGCTTACCACTCTCCTTTAGTGGCTACCGAGTCTCCATGTTCTGCAGTCACTGTACAGTTTCCCGGTGACCTTAAGCCTTCTGATGATGAATGAAGCATCAAAGTATGCCAGCGAGAAGCTCTTCAAACTGCTGAGATCTATTCATTTGTGACTATTTTCATACCATTTTTTAGACTAATAAACCTCCATTACTACAGAGAACCTCCCCTTGTTCCAGAGGGGACTTATGACCGGGAAGCTCTAAAAGTTAAAGCTCTAAGAAAAGTTGTAATATAGTATAAGGCTCATATCTTACATGTCAAATAAGCTATTGAATCCAGTTTCACTTATGCAACCACCTACTTACCCCCTTTTCTTCATCGTAAAGACGTTAATCCCACTTTCCATATGAAGCAAAGCGTTCCGCTTGAATATTTATACAGCAAACAGCATTCATTACGTTTAGAATTGCTCTAGATGTTATTGATTTTTGATGCTAGCCAACTCTATCTTCGTGGAAgctcttgaaaatgttttacGTTTTGAAAATTGCTTATTCATCTTCAACATAGTAAAATTcgtaatgaaaaaataaaaatactaataagAATCTTCTGTACAAAGCAATTGCGACTTCATGGAAATTATAATCTAATTATATATGACAATTCATATATAGACAAGGGAAAAAGATTAGATGGTCTATAAATTCTAATTCCAAAATGTAATTAACTCTATTTGATTACTGAGATCTCAAGAGATTACATAAAATATAACTTCATCAAAACAGAGTCTCTTAAAATGTTGCACGCGCAATCAGAAAACAGAAAGGCATTAGGTTGGAGGTGTGATTCATATCAAGGATCATTGcgaattttatttcttaaaaactaAATTCTCAACACGAACAATAAACAGGTATATTATAGTAAATAATGTTGCTAAACCTAAAAAGAATGTATATGTATAGCGCATCATAATGAAGAGGAATACCGAAAAAAGAGGAGAAATGAGTTTGAAAGTCGCTCACAGATATTGTGTCGAACAGGTGAGAGGCGCGAATGATCCTTGTTGTGGTGGTTCAGGCGCGAAGATGTATCTCAAGAAGTAAATGCGATGAGAGGGAGAGCTTGAGATACAGCGATGTGGTGGCCGAAGCAGAGCGAAGAGGAAGCAGAAGCAACACTTTTTGTGGAAGAGGGAGCTTTAGGCACACTCGCATCACTGCCATCCTTCTGCTTCACTTAATTCCGATGCAAATAACAAAACCTTATgcattttatttcataattcaaatttcttaaaaattactttctataacattttttttaattaaattttatacatTCTTAGGTAAATATCCTATTTTTTATTCcaaacacaaaattaattttcttaaaataatttttcagcAAACCTTTCTAAATAAGCATTTtaagctatatatatataaaaaataagatagtATTTCagtaatttttttcaataagaTATTATTATTAGACAACGGTTGacgattttaaaataaaataaatatgcaGGTGTAGTAGTAGTTGACAAAAATAACTACTGGATTAGATAAATGAtgcaaacaaaaattaaaaagtgaaaTTAGTTAGAGATATTTGATTAGTATAAAAGAAATTAGCTTAGAAGCAATTTGGTGTAAGAATTAGAAGAGAGAGTGCGATGTGTTAAAGGCAAGAAGCAGAGTGTGGTGAAGTGAGGTTGGTAAGTCAAATGTCACGCACCATGGAGTGGGCGGCGAGAACGGACCACTTCCGAGGCATTCCCAGAAAAATTGTGATTGCGGTGGTGGGCGCCTTCGCCAAAACGGTGTCGTCTGTTCTCAACACCACCTCCGTTCACAACGCCGACACCCTCCTCCGCCTCGTCCGCTCCAGACCCAGCCGTGTCCCACTCGTCACCGTTAGCAATCACATGTCCACGTCAGCACACtctctcttcatttttctttttctttttctttttctttttctttcttgtgtTTATCTGTGAATGCAAATGGTGCAGCTTGGATGATCCGCTCATGTGGGGTTTTAAGGGTTTTCCCATCTTTGATACTAAGTTGGCTCGATGGGTTCTTGCTGCGGAAGATATATGCTTCAGGAATGCCCTCTATTCCTATATTTTTCGCCTTGGTAAGTCTACTGATTTCGTAAttgataaattattaaattgttaTTTCTTCTGGACTGATCTTGCAAGGAAAGGCTATTGTCATTTCCCCAACCTTTGTATATTTGATCAATTTTGGGTTGAAGCTTATCATAAATTATGCGTCAAAATATGCTGAAAAGGATATCTAGTTGTTTTTATAGGAGACTGTTGTTTTTCTGTTTCTAACTTGGTAACTTGCACAGGGAAATGCATACCTATTACAAGAGGAGGTGGAATTTATCAAGAGCACATGAATGAAGCTCTTGAGCGCTTAAAGAATGGAGAATGGGTATCTATGTAACATTTAATACTTTTCTCCCTCACAAGCTTAATGCTGAAGTAAAACTGATATATCATTTATGAATTTGTTATGGCAGATGCATACTTTTCCAGAAGGAAAGGTGAATCAAGAAGAGGCACCTATAAGGCGGTTGAAATGGGGAACTGCTAGTCTAATTGTTCGAGCACCTATAACTCCAATCGTATTGCCAATTTTCCATCATGGTTTTCACGAGGTAAGTTAGAACTTCTTTGCTTTTCCTAAAATTATATATCCTACTACACTTCTAGTTACGTTTTCTACCACAGTTGTAGCACTGTCAATTTATCAGTCTGTTGGAATAAGAAAGCCTCTATGATAAGCTGTCTCCAATTGTTGACATATTTGGGATTGAAGCATTTTATATCCTCTAGATGAACAGCACTGTCTTGCAAGGAAAACAGTTTTTATATTACTACCAAATATGTTGCAAAATAACCATTTAACTGGAACTATGAAGATAGCGTTGAGCATTTATCAATGTTTCAAGGACtatttattgttaaaaataaGTGTTGAGAACATGACTTGTCACTCTAATTATATCTACACATTCTATGTTTGCTCTGTCCAAGACTTCTTTTCTCATGCTTGCTTCCTTCTCTAGGCTTTCACTATGCTATATTTATAAATTGCTCATAACAATGTTcatgttttaatataaattataatcatATTGATTATATATGCATTCTTGTATTAGCACGAGCAAGAGAACAAATTATTTCTACATAAATTTGTAGTTATTGTCTTGATGATCACTTGCAAAAGTGGTATTGTAGTGCTGTAGCAGCAGAGAGCGGTCCTTGGCTGCTACAAACTTCCTTCATAAAGTGTTTTGGGATCAGTGCtgaaatttcagaccaaaatcaCAGATTTTGACATGCTACTGTAGCACAATGCCAATGGGTGGTAAAAGTCCCCTTTTTGGCCCTGTTTGAATGTCATTTTCAGGTAAAAATGAAATTCCGCCCACTTTTCTGACCTTCGGAAATTTAGGATTTTCCCTACTTTCCTTCCGTTGTGCCTCTGTTTCCCTCCCACTATTACTCTCTAAACTTTGAGGCTCGCCAACCCCCATCACTGAAATAAAATCTTCTCTTAAGCAGACCTTGTGTGTGTTTGTGGCCACTTTGTGTCTGTTTTGGTTAAGACTTGATGAGATCATggagttttttctttttattatattttttttctggttaggaaagacttggtttaTAAGATCATGGAGTTTTTTCAGTTGAGTGAAGTTTATTCAGATTGCTTATTGCAGTTGTACCCAATTCTTATCTAAGTAAGGGTTTTTACTCAGTGGTCAATTAACTGAATTCTTATCACTCGCAGTTCTCCATTTCTAGAGTGTGCAGGAATGCAACTAGGTTTCTTTAGGTTGTGGTGTTTCTACTTATCCACCCAGAGTTGTCTAGTTCTCTttactttcttatttttaactttCGGGGCACATCAAGACTGTTGCCTTTTTATTGTTAATTCTTCCTCACTGTGAGTCATTCAATTGTGGCTTGATTAAGTGCTAAATATCAAACTCCTACACCCTTTTGTAGCTTGGACCTAGGGTGCATTGAGCTGTCCAAGCATTGTTTGCCCAAGTGCTGAGAACCTATTCCCTTATCACTAGAACCTTTGTCACCTTGATATCCACTCTACAACCAATAAAGGACTAGGCAAAATTTGGGAAGTCAGCAGAATGCTTCTCGTCAGTTCAGACTTACATGAGCTTGTTATTATTCTCTCTGTTCAATACACCATAAATGTACCGTTGGTGTAAATCCAAAGAGGCTGGGCAAGGAAGGAATCTTCTTCACCTTTTGGTCTCTCGGGCTAGGCTAGAATGGATTCATTCCCACCTCTTGTCTATGATAGTTCAGTCTTCAGGGGCCATAAATGAACAATATGTGCGTAGCATTTTTGGGGCCAGCCACTACACCACTGTATGAAGATTGATAGCTATGTTTAAAGTCGTGAGAATTCTTTAAGGATAAAGATGAAGATTTCTGTAGTCCTATATCTGAtgaattttcataatttaatattatattggCCTGAAGGCGGCACACTAATAATATTTCTGCATTACGGGGACTTGATCTGCATTAAGAAATCGTCTTATTGTTACTAGGGATACATATTTGTAAATTTGAGTGATTTTGTAGATTTCTGACAGACTGCTTTCAGTAATTCTTTTATTATACAGTTTTTATCAATGCTGTGTCTTTTGTCCCAACATAACCGCTATAGATGTCCAATAGTAAATAGGCAAGCTTCCTCACGGTTTTCTTTCTGCATGGTTTTGATCATCTATATAGTTCTTAGTAGTTTAATAATTGAACAGTTATTATGTTGTATGCTTATTCTGGTTCTTAATGCTGGGTTCTGATTATATTTCTAGGTGATGCCAGAGAAATATATGTTTGATAGACGACCTCCTTTACCATTATGGAATAAGAAAGTTGACATTATTATTGGCGATCCAATTGAATTTGACCTTCCAGCAATGAGGCAAAAGGCTATTTCCCAATCTCGTAGTGAGTCATTCCCAACTGCTGGATGGCCAAGCACTTGTGATGGTTTGGATGAAGCAGCACAAAGATGTCTCTACGCCACAATTTCAGAGCAAATCCATGCTGCAATGGAGAGATTAAGGTGTTTTGGTAAAAGTTTTCTGAGGTCATAGGTAGGTTGAGTCAGAGATTAAGGTGTTTTAGATATTGAATCATTCTTTGTTATTGTAATTGATAGTTGAGCCAGAACTATTCGGTTTCTTAAAATCAAGTTTCATTCAGTAGAATATATACAAGTTTGTAGGGTAGATGTACAGCCCAAAATTAGATGGGCTTTGTATTCCAAAATCCAAAATTTcatttgaagaataaaaatttGGAGTCCATGGTAACTTTGGGTTGTGTATACATGCATGGACATTGATCCTTGGCATTTTAGTAGTGTCAATATCACCTAGGCCATTTCTTTCTGTGTGATGTACTATATCCTAATCCATGTTTTCATTTCATATGATGTGTCTGTCGTATCGTCCGTATTTATTTGTCCACATGGTGCTGGTCCTATTTGCTTTGCTCCCTTCTTTTGTGGTCCCCATCATCACTCTCTCTTTTGCTAATAAATTCACTGCTAAGACCGAAAAACAAGGGCAGACAATATCATTCTGTGTTAGAGAAATTCAAAAATTTGTTAGCAGAAGATGCATTAGTAGGGCCTTCTGGTAGGGCAAAACAAATACTAATGGTTgcatttataaattaaacttacACTCAATGTTATGCATGATCTAGTTATAAGATTTACAGCCAGTtcagataaataataaatgtcTTAACAAACACTtacaagagaagaaaaaaaaatatttttaacaagttaaaattaactttcTAGGCTTATAGAAAAACTTCGAGAGTTGTAATAGCTGACTTTGGCTTTTGAGGGAAAAAATGACGTGTTTTATCCAGTTCATTTATGCTCTATTAAcgacaaatataaaaaaagttactcATAAAACTAAGTTGTTGTAAATgtggttttgaaaaaaaatctgTGGTATAGCAGAATAAAAGTGAAAGTATGAATGAGCATTTTGGTATGTGGGATTAAAAAATTGTCCGTATAATATTCCATCTATTGCTTTGTTATGTTCCATAgatctttttaaaaatagaaaaagtatTTTCGTGTTGTCTGGTGTTATATTCTTTGGTAAAAAAAaggcttccaaattcaaatacatTTGGCACCGCTGAGATATTTCTTTGATCAATTTCGGCCTTAAATAGTTTGCAGTTTTCTGAGAAACAGCAATGAACAGTAGCTATCTGCCTTCTATAATCTTATTGGTTTGGCTCAATAAAGAGCACAGCTTCTGTTGTGTTAAACTTTTTTGCAACTGGAAACTAAAGAGTGTTTGGTCAGTATTTGTTGTCGCAAATGGTGTAGCATTACACCTTGAATTTGACATGATGTATCAGCAATCTTGTACATTACCAAATAGcactttcttttttgttttttttgcaTTGTTTGCCTTTTAAATCTGTCAATAAAAATAGGTTAAATTATTTGTGATATAATAATGGTTACAAATAATTAGGTTgtattctttgttttctttattgAATATATTTGAGTGTTTTTTAATGAATCAATTTACATTAGAGATCTCAGCCTAATCACAAATATACCCATTCAAAAAAAGTTGCAGGCCCTTGACCCTCAAGCTGGAACACTAcaagaattttgaatttttcttgtagAACCCTACAACTAGGTCCACTTGAGAAATCCTTTTTCAATATCACAAATTcgttaaaaacaaataaaaaaatatcataagaaAGATATCTCTTACATTTTGATGAATTGACAATTAATGAACACTTACACATGCCTGATCACAAATTTGAATCCAATCGTGTGAACTCAAGATTTGAAAACAGAAATGCAATACACTCTTAAAGATTCTCGCACGATCTACAGACTCATGATAGATATATTTTGAGAAGCTAGCGTGTATAGGAAATGCAATAAAAGGTGCTAGATGTGGTTGTGGGAGTCCTGTTCAGAATGGCTACAACAAGTGTTTTCCATCAAACACATGGTGGGCATCCATTTTGGTTAAAAGATTCTTGAGATTGTAAAAAATGCACATGTACAGATCTAAGTGAGTACCACAGCCAAGAAAAGCAATTTTGTTTGCTGTGACACTGCCAATTGAGATGAGAGTAAAATGGATTATGTGACAATAAGTAAGTCTTGTTGATGTTACTCCATTTCCTAAGATTCTTAAACTTATAATAATCCTATATATAATCTTTACAATGGAAATATCCTAAGAACACATTATTGTAGCTTATCTATATCATTTAGATTGGTTGGTatgatttgaataataaatGTAATATGCAAATATTGTTTCAAaacaatatgtaaaaaaatttattagtttAAAGTTCACGATCTTAACTTTTTGGATCGCATTTTAGAAGAGCAAACACATTCTAGTCCTAGTttacttttcttctttgtaattcttttgttttgcttcTATATGGAaatttaaacctttttggttgttTGCTTTGTAATTTTCCACTGAGttgaggttttgatcaataaaagttttgttaaaaaaaataagttcacAATCTTAatccattatatatttttaaagagaGTATACATGTTTCACTGTTGCTTATAAAATGAGTGTTTAGTTTTCTAAAAAGtaaaaacatgaaaaaacaaaacatttaacaaATGATTCGGCATTATAACATTTGTAATTCTATATATTAAAAGGGACCTACATAGTATCTGGAACTGGAATTAGTAGTAACAGTTGTTCTTGATTTCCCGATCGCTCCTCCTTCGCCCTTTTTGTATTCGCTCTATAGTGCTCAGGTCAATCCTCCTTCACTCCTTTTATGCTCCTCTTGTGTTCCTTGGCCCTTCAACTCTTTGGTGCTTGATCGAGAGTTAACTTGCAGAAGGTTCTCcaacgatcaagtaagtactttGTATTAAGAGTCTATGATGTAATTGATAAAAGTGTATCTCTTACTCTTGCGTAGAAGggttatttatagtgtttagtagTGGACTATTTCATGGGTCTATCTAGCGCATAtcttcaataaaataatattagttgATTTATCTCATAGCTCTTAGATTTATCAGAGTGCAGCCCGAATTTGTAAGGTGTTAGCCTGATTTGTAGGCTGTTATCATACTTGTCATATattcttcattttttctttattgtaaTTAATCATCCGGTCGATCATTCAACGATGTCGAGTGACGTGGTTCATTCGATCTCGATCGATACAACACTGAAGTCTATTAAAAAAACtagtaaaatagaaaaaaaaatgataatttacaTGTGACAAAAAATAACGTAACAATTGTTTATTGATGTCAAAGATCAAGAAATGTATAACAAAAATACGTAAACACATTAGCCACTCTAGTAAAACTATAGAGTTAACatgcaagaagaaaaaaaaaataagatgattctataaaaaaagtttttatgaaaatataaaagagcAATACATAATACATAGTGACTTTAGACAACAACcttcttttgtgaaaatctCATAGCAGCAGTAAGACCCTTACTATAGGTTGTATAATTGCTTTTAAGTGACTAAAAGATTTCCAATGTGAAAGCATAATCTATTATAGATCATCTTGCATTTAGATCACCAACATGATCTAAATATGAATATACAAGAAGGGTACATCGAATGTTACCTCTGTGGATGAGGCCCACATCAGATATACCCTTAACATACGTGAATATATGTTTCACTGACAACCATTGTTCTTTTCTCATATTAGCCATGTACCAAATTACTAGACTAATTGCTTGAGCAAGGTTTGGTCTAGTGCACATTATCACATACATCAAACTTCTTATTGTACTTGcatacaaaacacaaaccatgTATTCCTTCTCAGATTTTGAAAGAGGGGTACTAGTTACACGTAAATGAATAGATGATGTTAATTGAGTAACAACTAACTTAACACCACTCATGCCAAAATAGTCCAAGACCTTTTGAATATATCTTGTTGACCTAGAAAAATATTCTCCTACACATGATTCTACATGATCTACATGCCCAAAATTGTACAAAGAGCTCATAATTCTTGCATCTCAAATTCACTGCTTAACAACGACTTCAACTTTTGTATCTCCACCTTATTCATTGACACTATAAGCATATTATCTACATACAACAAAATATAAGCATTAGATTCCACCTTCTTGCAATAAACATATGCATCATAAGGACATCTGTTGTATCATGAGAGACAATGGATTGATTAAATCTCTTGTACCATTATTCAAACCATACAACAACCTTCATAGTTCCTAGACCTAATTATCCTTCTCTCACTCTTCAAAATCTTCTGGTTGAAACAAAAAAAACCTCCTTTATACTTCCATGGAGGAAAGTAATCTTCACATCAAGTTGTTCTAGCTCCAGATCCATGCATATCAAAAGAGCAAGCAAAAACTTTGATGGACATGTGTAAATCACTTCTTATCTTTGCTATAATCTTTAGCCTCATACTTAACAGATTCAATATAAGCCACTCCAAATCGTCTGACTTCAGTAGTAGACGGATTAGGGCTCAATGTTCaacatttttcttatatattcaCTTGCATCTACCTTCCCGCCTCTAGGTAGCTTCACTGAATCCCAAGTTtcattttta encodes:
- the LOC137808614 gene encoding N-acylphosphatidylethanolamine synthase isoform X2, with the protein product MSRTMEWAARTDHFRGIPRKIVIAVVGAFAKTVSSVLNTTSVHNADTLLRLVRSRPSRVPLVTVSNHMSTLDDPLMWGFKGFPIFDTKLARWVLAAEDICFRNALYSYIFRLGKCIPITRGGGIYQEHMNEALERLKNGEWMHTFPEGKVNQEEAPIRRLKWGTASLIVRAPITPIVLPIFHHGFHECCSSRERSLAATNFLHKVFWDQC
- the LOC137808614 gene encoding N-acylphosphatidylethanolamine synthase isoform X1; the protein is MSRTMEWAARTDHFRGIPRKIVIAVVGAFAKTVSSVLNTTSVHNADTLLRLVRSRPSRVPLVTVSNHMSTLDDPLMWGFKGFPIFDTKLARWVLAAEDICFRNALYSYIFRLGKCIPITRGGGIYQEHMNEALERLKNGEWMHTFPEGKVNQEEAPIRRLKWGTASLIVRAPITPIVLPIFHHGFHEVMPEKYMFDRRPPLPLWNKKVDIIIGDPIEFDLPAMRQKAISQSRSESFPTAGWPSTCDGLDEAAQRCLYATISEQIHAAMERLRCFGKSFLRS